The proteins below are encoded in one region of Penaeus chinensis breed Huanghai No. 1 chromosome 25, ASM1920278v2, whole genome shotgun sequence:
- the LOC125038758 gene encoding protein TANC2-like isoform X5 produces MPFDKGKKRKLIDQCGHERCYSCLFKSETCPICALQAPPKKLQHAQSRSSISPAGGPGRSKLLTNGVGGTPASARRRGIISPRGPPLSPWSRRAIRPNTVNVDSSQHLTALLSSADKKSIKNISLVRRIKSLWSIDDECDGDTEAPSGGGGDGAEAKDGSDLYMRLGLLLGEGAAPPSSASRTPRAASSHTSFSSLSASSEVNTTTSNNTSPVSTLNGSSEAELRLPGARDPSVESMNSLLSHGAVSSNASASPTTTPRRHSVTTSQPGQVEELSLFGRRRSSVRRSARSAHVKGPIDPKVRFASYRGAQLSLRPLFFEVPQQDPDPLFVGRAWLYREIEAHITTEAPTNRGVVITGIVGAGKTAAILQLVEYSCFGRKRDESIYQDPYSKSGGYSRMSLIPEGIKSLASRIVAYHFCQAENSVTCLVPDFVHSVAAQLCQAPQLHAYRDLLLAEPQTQALLALPACVSDPSAALVKGVLEPLHNLRRLGKIGADPLIIVVDGLCEAEYHRPDHADTLASFLARHAVKLPSFIKLVVSVRSQLADLTRLLPFHRISLDPDQRADPAADMPTRDLSDYVGFRCMHSPTIRSNITVTQGKIEGSSQHRFTQHVVAQSKGSMLFIKLILDLIERGHLVMKSGSFKVLPQSLSEIFMLLFNLRFPSVRSFEKVEPILNVVLASLNPLTLPEIYHSVNAGLLYKFLSWDEFLSRFKVLNSFLVKRLDDTFMLFHPALREWLARRAEGEPAKFVCDVRAGHADLALRMSRLEWPLDPEASLELGHHILKAHVYKNMARSLPLSPRDLQALWLAQSSHNVSQALACTRNLYSPNTKVSRLLLLAGASPDYPSEHLHNSPIMGVCAYQGHTEMVALLIEFGADVTLTNSEGITALGLAASRGHCDVVRLLVQAGASLTAKDRQNMTPMVQAAAAGHLNVVGYLLSCDWPGPDDLLKNQAHQALVAAASNGHNNVVEFLLDMAEVSVDGEDNVTGETALTVAAGAGHTALVAALLRAGASITKANSRGSSPLTSAVRNGHYEVAKLLLSQGVAVESPDAGGRTPLMVAASEGHLGLMELLISRGASITRTDREGLTPLGWACLRGHVHAVQYLADCNADLNHADKSGRTPLDLAAYQGDPIVVQFLLDRGSLIEHVDINGMRPLDRAISARNAAAVQCFLRRGAKLGPATWAMAAGKPNILVMLLNKLQEDGVALCRKGRLKEAAHRFSYALRKLPTGDQGEHTATFTHLRLHLTLNLSRCKRKMNEIEEAIQLADSALKMKSDSYEAYYARARAKREAKRLQEALEDVNEAVRLAPQTRDVRRVLIKIRDEMQNELDSCVSIDLAQLRHLAASVDTLSEADLPMTSSILSESGYSSNI; encoded by the exons ATGCCGTTCGACAAGGGCAAGAAGAGGAAATTGATCGACCAGTGCGGACATGAGAGGTGCTACTCATGTCTCTTCAAGTCCGAGACATGTCCCATCTGCGCGCTTCAAG CCCCACCGAAGAAGCTCCAGCACGCCCAGTCTCGGTCGTCCATATCCCCGGCAGGAGGACCAGGGAGGTCGAAGCTCCTCACGAATG GTGTGGGAGGAACACCTGCGAGTGCCCGGCGCCGTGGGATTATTAGTCCCCGAGGGCCACCTCTATCACCTTGGTCCAGGCGTGCCATCCGACCTAACACCGTCAACGTGGACTCCTCACAACACCTAACAG CTCTCCTGTCCTCCGCCGACAAGAAGAGCATCAAAAATATCAGTCTTGTGCGCAGGATAAAGTCCTTGTGGAGCATAG ATGACGAATGTGATGGAGACACGGAGGCCCCCAGCGGAGGAGGCGGTGACGGCGCGGAGGCCAAAGACGGCAGTGATTTGTACATGCGCCTCGGCCTCCTGCTGGGGGAGGGAGCAGCTCCTCCGAGCTCTGCTTCCAGAACTCCCCGAGCAGCCTCGTCGCACACCTCCTTCAGCTCACTCTCGGCGTCCTCCGAGGTCAACACCACAACCTCCAACAACACCAGCCCAGTTTCAACTCTGAATG GTTCCTCGGAGGCAGAACTACGACTGCCTGGAGCTCGAGACCCTTCAGTTGAGAGTATGAACAGCCTGTTGTCTCACGGAGCAGTTTCCTCCAACGCCTCAGCATCGCCCACTACCACGCCAAGGAGGCATTCAGTTAcca CTTCACAGCCCGGCCAGGTTGAAGAACTGAGCTTGTTCGGAAGACGCAGGTCCTCTGTTCGTCGCTCGGCCAGAAGCGCCCACGTGAAAGGCCCGATAGACCCCAAAG TGCGATTTGCCAGTTATCGTGGTGCGCAGCTGAGCTTGAGACCTCTGTTCTTCGAAGTGCCTCAACAGGACCCTGACCCTCTGTTTGTGGGCCGAGCGTGGCTTTATCGCGAGATCGAGGCCCACATAACAACAGAAGCCCCAACAAACAGAGGCGTAGTCATCACTGGCATTGTAGGTGCAGGCAAAACAGCAGCAATACTGCAGTTAGTCGAATACAGCTGTTTTGGccggaagagagatgagagtataTACCAAG acCCATACAGCAAAAGTGGTGGATACAGTCGCATGAGTTTGATACCTGAAGGCATAAAATCACTAGCATCAAGAATCGTTGCCTACCACTTCTGCCAAGCTGAAAACTCTGTCACGTGCCTTGTCCCAGATTTTGTACATTCTGTTGCTGCTCAGCTGTGTCAGGCACCACAGCTCCATGCATATCGTGACTTACTGTTAGCTGAGCCCCAGACACAGGCCTTGTTAGCATTGCCTGCCTGTGTAAGCGACCCATCAGCAGCATTAGTGAAAGGTGTACTGGAACCTCTTCACAATCTCCGGCGATTGGGAAAAATCGGGGCAGATCCTCTAATCATAGTGGTTGATGGGCTCTGTGAGGCTGAGTATCATCGTCCAGATCATGCAGATACTCTTGCTTCATTTCTTGCTCGCCATGCAGTCAAACTGCCTTCTTTCATCAAGCTGGTGGTCAGTGTACGGTCACAGTTGGCAGACTTAACACGCTTATTGCCTTTCCACCGCATATCACTGGACCCTGACCAGAGAGCCGACCCAGCAGCCGACATGCCCACGCGAGATCTGAGTGACTATGTTGGTTTCCGGTGTATGCATTCACCAACGATTAGATCAAACATCACCGTTACCCAAGGCAAAATAGAAGGGTCCTCCCAGCACCGCTTTACACAACATGTTGTAGCCCAAAGCAAAGGCTCAATGCTGTTCATCAAGTTGATACTAGATCTGATTGAACGAGGACACCTTGTCATGAAGTCTGGCTCATTCAAGGTCTTGCCACAGTCTCTCAGTGAAATATTCATGCTTCTGTTCAACCTACGGTTTCCCAGTGTGCGAAGCTTTGAAAAGGTAGAACCTATTCTGAATGTTGTACTAGCATCACTTAACCCACTGACATTGCCAGAGATTTATCATTCAGTAAATGCTGGACTCCTTTACAAATTCCTTTCCTGGGATGAATTCCTAAGTCGTTTTAAGGTACTAAATTCTTTCCTTGTGAAGAGACTCGATGACACCTTCATGCTGTTCCACCCAGCCCTACGAGAATGGTTGGCAAGACGTGCCGAAGGAGAACCTGCTAAGTTTGTGTGTGATGTAAGAGCTGGTCACGCCGATTTAGCTCTCCGCATGTCCCGGCTGGAGTGGCCACTGGATCCCGAAGCTTCGCTAGAGCTTGGTCATCATATCCTTAAAGCTCATGTGTACAAGAACATGGCACGATCTCTTCCACTGTCTCCACGTGATCTGCAGGCTTTGTGGCTTGCACAGTCATCGCACAATGTCTCTCAGGCGCTTGCTTGCACAAGAAACTTGTACAGCCCCAACACAAAG GTATCGAGGCTGTTACTCCTGGCAGGCGCTTCACCAGACTATCCCAGTGAGCACCTCCACAATTCCCCCATCATGGGAGTCTGTGCTTACCAAGGTCACACAGAGATGGTGGCACTTCTCATCGAGTTCGGTGCTGATGTTACACTAACGAACAGCGAAGGCATAACAGCTTTAGGTCTGGCTGCATCTCGTGGACACTGTGATGTTGTCCGCCTGTTAGTACAAGCTGGAGCTTCATTAACTGCAAAAGATCGGCAGAATATGACACCAATGGTCCAGGCAGCGGCTGCAGGACACCTTAATGTAGTTGGATACCTGCTGTCATGTGATTGGCCAGGACCAGACGATCTGCTGAAAAACCAGGCTCATCAAGCACTGGTCGCTGCTGCCTCAAATGGCCACAACAAT GTGGTGGAATTTTTGTTAGACATGGCAGAGGTGAGTGTTGATGGAGAAGATAATGTAACTGGAGAAACAGCCCTTACAGTAGCTGCTGGTGCAGGTCACACAGCACTAGTTGCTGCCCTTCTCAGAGCTGGAGCAAGTATTACAAAGGCGAACTCAAGAGGATCTTCACCACTGACTTCTGCAGTTCGGAATGGCCATTATGAAGTTGCAAAACTACTGCTAAGTCAGGGTGTTGCCGTAGAAAGCCCAGATGCTGGTGGCCGCACACCACTCATGGTCGCAGCATCTGAGGGACATCTTGGGCTCATGGAACTACTCATTTCTCGAGGCGCCTCGATAACCAGAACGGACAGAGAAGGTCTGACTCCTCTCGGCTGGGCCTGTTTGCGTGGACATGTTCATGCTGTCCAGTACCTTGCTGACTGCAATGCAGACTTAAACCATGCTGACAAATCAGGAAGAACACCTCTAGACCTGGCTGCATATCAGGGAGACCCCATAGTGGTCCAGTTCCTTCTAGACAGAGGATCATTGATAGAGCATGTGGACATCAATGGAATGAGACCCCTGGACCGTGCTATCAGTGCCCGTAATGCCGCAGCCGTGCAATGCTTTTTGCGACGCGGTGCAAAACTGGGTCCTGCTACATGGGCTATGGCAGCAGGCAAACCAAACATCTT GGTTATGCTATTAAACAAATTACAAGAAGATGGAGTAGCACTTTGCCGCAAAGGTCGTTTGAAAGAGGCGGCCCATCGCTTTTCGTATGCCCTGCGTAAGCTACCCACAGGAGATCAAGGTGAACACACTGCAACCTTCACACATCTACGCTTACATCTGACCCTCAACTTGTCTCGCTGCAAGAGAAAAATGAAT GAAATAGAAGAGGCCATTCAGCTTGCAGATTCAGCTCTCAAGATGAAGAGCGATTCATACGAGGCTTACTATGCGCGAGCCAGAGCCAAGAGGGAGGCCAA GCGTCTGCAAGAAGCCTTGGAAGACGTGAACGAGGCAGTAAGGTTAGCTCCCCAGACTCGTGATGTCCGTCGCGTCTTGATTAAGATTCGAGACGAAATGCAGAATGAGCTGGATTCCTGCGTTTCCATCGACCTTGCTCAACTCCGACACTTAGCGGCTTCGGTGGATACGCTCTCCGAAGCCGACCTCCCGATGACGTCCAGCATCTTATCGGAGTCTGGTTATTCCTCGAACATCTAA
- the LOC125038758 gene encoding protein TANC2-like isoform X3, with amino-acid sequence MPFDKGKKRKLIDQCGHERCYSCLFKSETCPICALQAPPKKLQHAQSRSSISPAGGPGRSKLLTNGTFSSYFKGGDPGLPPERPSPSRSVSPRRNILVSQSHALSPLYASSSPVSVSYGTLAPPPQGHIYSPVGAPGKETPYGTPPTHSRLAPSPGPPKSVGGTPASARRRGIISPRGPPLSPWSRRAIRPNTVNVDSSQHLTALLSSADKKSIKNISLVRRIKSLWSIDDECDGDTEAPSGGGGDGAEAKDGSDLYMRLGLLLGEGAAPPSSASRTPRAASSHTSFSSLSASSEVNTTTSNNTSPVSTLNGSSEAELRLPGARDPSVESMNSLLSHGAVSSNASASPTTTPRRHSVTMRFASYRGAQLSLRPLFFEVPQQDPDPLFVGRAWLYREIEAHITTEAPTNRGVVITGIVGAGKTAAILQLVEYSCFGRKRDESIYQDPYSKSGGYSRMSLIPEGIKSLASRIVAYHFCQAENSVTCLVPDFVHSVAAQLCQAPQLHAYRDLLLAEPQTQALLALPACVSDPSAALVKGVLEPLHNLRRLGKIGADPLIIVVDGLCEAEYHRPDHADTLASFLARHAVKLPSFIKLVVSVRSQLADLTRLLPFHRISLDPDQRADPAADMPTRDLSDYVGFRCMHSPTIRSNITVTQGKIEGSSQHRFTQHVVAQSKGSMLFIKLILDLIERGHLVMKSGSFKVLPQSLSEIFMLLFNLRFPSVRSFEKVEPILNVVLASLNPLTLPEIYHSVNAGLLYKFLSWDEFLSRFKVLNSFLVKRLDDTFMLFHPALREWLARRAEGEPAKFVCDVRAGHADLALRMSRLEWPLDPEASLELGHHILKAHVYKNMARSLPLSPRDLQALWLAQSSHNVSQALACTRNLYSPNTKVSRLLLLAGASPDYPSEHLHNSPIMGVCAYQGHTEMVALLIEFGADVTLTNSEGITALGLAASRGHCDVVRLLVQAGASLTAKDRQNMTPMVQAAAAGHLNVVGYLLSCDWPGPDDLLKNQAHQALVAAASNGHNNVVEFLLDMAEVSVDGEDNVTGETALTVAAGAGHTALVAALLRAGASITKANSRGSSPLTSAVRNGHYEVAKLLLSQGVAVESPDAGGRTPLMVAASEGHLGLMELLISRGASITRTDREGLTPLGWACLRGHVHAVQYLADCNADLNHADKSGRTPLDLAAYQGDPIVVQFLLDRGSLIEHVDINGMRPLDRAISARNAAAVQCFLRRGAKLGPATWAMAAGKPNILVMLLNKLQEDGVALCRKGRLKEAAHRFSYALRKLPTGDQGEHTATFTHLRLHLTLNLSRCKRKMNEIEEAIQLADSALKMKSDSYEAYYARARAKREAKRLQEALEDVNEAVRLAPQTRDVRRVLIKIRDEMQNELDSCVSIDLAQLRHLAASVDTLSEADLPMTSSILSESGYSSNI; translated from the exons ATGCCGTTCGACAAGGGCAAGAAGAGGAAATTGATCGACCAGTGCGGACATGAGAGGTGCTACTCATGTCTCTTCAAGTCCGAGACATGTCCCATCTGCGCGCTTCAAG CCCCACCGAAGAAGCTCCAGCACGCCCAGTCTCGGTCGTCCATATCCCCGGCAGGAGGACCAGGGAGGTCGAAGCTCCTCACGAATG GAACCTTCTCGTCATACTTCAAAGGCGGCGACCCGGGACTGCCGCCGGAGAGACCTTCCCCCTCGCGATCTGTGTCTCCGAGGCGCAATATCCTTGTTTCCCAGTCCCACGCCCTCAGTCCTCTCTATGCTTCCTCTAGTCCCGTGAGCGTGAGTTACGGGACACTCGCTCCTCCTCCGCAAGGTCATATTTATTCTCCTGTCGGCGCCCCTGGGAAAGAGACGCCCTATGGCACGCCTCCCACGCACTCCCGTCTCGCTCCTTCCCCCGGTCCTCCCAAGA GTGTGGGAGGAACACCTGCGAGTGCCCGGCGCCGTGGGATTATTAGTCCCCGAGGGCCACCTCTATCACCTTGGTCCAGGCGTGCCATCCGACCTAACACCGTCAACGTGGACTCCTCACAACACCTAACAG CTCTCCTGTCCTCCGCCGACAAGAAGAGCATCAAAAATATCAGTCTTGTGCGCAGGATAAAGTCCTTGTGGAGCATAG ATGACGAATGTGATGGAGACACGGAGGCCCCCAGCGGAGGAGGCGGTGACGGCGCGGAGGCCAAAGACGGCAGTGATTTGTACATGCGCCTCGGCCTCCTGCTGGGGGAGGGAGCAGCTCCTCCGAGCTCTGCTTCCAGAACTCCCCGAGCAGCCTCGTCGCACACCTCCTTCAGCTCACTCTCGGCGTCCTCCGAGGTCAACACCACAACCTCCAACAACACCAGCCCAGTTTCAACTCTGAATG GTTCCTCGGAGGCAGAACTACGACTGCCTGGAGCTCGAGACCCTTCAGTTGAGAGTATGAACAGCCTGTTGTCTCACGGAGCAGTTTCCTCCAACGCCTCAGCATCGCCCACTACCACGCCAAGGAGGCATTCAGTTAcca TGCGATTTGCCAGTTATCGTGGTGCGCAGCTGAGCTTGAGACCTCTGTTCTTCGAAGTGCCTCAACAGGACCCTGACCCTCTGTTTGTGGGCCGAGCGTGGCTTTATCGCGAGATCGAGGCCCACATAACAACAGAAGCCCCAACAAACAGAGGCGTAGTCATCACTGGCATTGTAGGTGCAGGCAAAACAGCAGCAATACTGCAGTTAGTCGAATACAGCTGTTTTGGccggaagagagatgagagtataTACCAAG acCCATACAGCAAAAGTGGTGGATACAGTCGCATGAGTTTGATACCTGAAGGCATAAAATCACTAGCATCAAGAATCGTTGCCTACCACTTCTGCCAAGCTGAAAACTCTGTCACGTGCCTTGTCCCAGATTTTGTACATTCTGTTGCTGCTCAGCTGTGTCAGGCACCACAGCTCCATGCATATCGTGACTTACTGTTAGCTGAGCCCCAGACACAGGCCTTGTTAGCATTGCCTGCCTGTGTAAGCGACCCATCAGCAGCATTAGTGAAAGGTGTACTGGAACCTCTTCACAATCTCCGGCGATTGGGAAAAATCGGGGCAGATCCTCTAATCATAGTGGTTGATGGGCTCTGTGAGGCTGAGTATCATCGTCCAGATCATGCAGATACTCTTGCTTCATTTCTTGCTCGCCATGCAGTCAAACTGCCTTCTTTCATCAAGCTGGTGGTCAGTGTACGGTCACAGTTGGCAGACTTAACACGCTTATTGCCTTTCCACCGCATATCACTGGACCCTGACCAGAGAGCCGACCCAGCAGCCGACATGCCCACGCGAGATCTGAGTGACTATGTTGGTTTCCGGTGTATGCATTCACCAACGATTAGATCAAACATCACCGTTACCCAAGGCAAAATAGAAGGGTCCTCCCAGCACCGCTTTACACAACATGTTGTAGCCCAAAGCAAAGGCTCAATGCTGTTCATCAAGTTGATACTAGATCTGATTGAACGAGGACACCTTGTCATGAAGTCTGGCTCATTCAAGGTCTTGCCACAGTCTCTCAGTGAAATATTCATGCTTCTGTTCAACCTACGGTTTCCCAGTGTGCGAAGCTTTGAAAAGGTAGAACCTATTCTGAATGTTGTACTAGCATCACTTAACCCACTGACATTGCCAGAGATTTATCATTCAGTAAATGCTGGACTCCTTTACAAATTCCTTTCCTGGGATGAATTCCTAAGTCGTTTTAAGGTACTAAATTCTTTCCTTGTGAAGAGACTCGATGACACCTTCATGCTGTTCCACCCAGCCCTACGAGAATGGTTGGCAAGACGTGCCGAAGGAGAACCTGCTAAGTTTGTGTGTGATGTAAGAGCTGGTCACGCCGATTTAGCTCTCCGCATGTCCCGGCTGGAGTGGCCACTGGATCCCGAAGCTTCGCTAGAGCTTGGTCATCATATCCTTAAAGCTCATGTGTACAAGAACATGGCACGATCTCTTCCACTGTCTCCACGTGATCTGCAGGCTTTGTGGCTTGCACAGTCATCGCACAATGTCTCTCAGGCGCTTGCTTGCACAAGAAACTTGTACAGCCCCAACACAAAG GTATCGAGGCTGTTACTCCTGGCAGGCGCTTCACCAGACTATCCCAGTGAGCACCTCCACAATTCCCCCATCATGGGAGTCTGTGCTTACCAAGGTCACACAGAGATGGTGGCACTTCTCATCGAGTTCGGTGCTGATGTTACACTAACGAACAGCGAAGGCATAACAGCTTTAGGTCTGGCTGCATCTCGTGGACACTGTGATGTTGTCCGCCTGTTAGTACAAGCTGGAGCTTCATTAACTGCAAAAGATCGGCAGAATATGACACCAATGGTCCAGGCAGCGGCTGCAGGACACCTTAATGTAGTTGGATACCTGCTGTCATGTGATTGGCCAGGACCAGACGATCTGCTGAAAAACCAGGCTCATCAAGCACTGGTCGCTGCTGCCTCAAATGGCCACAACAAT GTGGTGGAATTTTTGTTAGACATGGCAGAGGTGAGTGTTGATGGAGAAGATAATGTAACTGGAGAAACAGCCCTTACAGTAGCTGCTGGTGCAGGTCACACAGCACTAGTTGCTGCCCTTCTCAGAGCTGGAGCAAGTATTACAAAGGCGAACTCAAGAGGATCTTCACCACTGACTTCTGCAGTTCGGAATGGCCATTATGAAGTTGCAAAACTACTGCTAAGTCAGGGTGTTGCCGTAGAAAGCCCAGATGCTGGTGGCCGCACACCACTCATGGTCGCAGCATCTGAGGGACATCTTGGGCTCATGGAACTACTCATTTCTCGAGGCGCCTCGATAACCAGAACGGACAGAGAAGGTCTGACTCCTCTCGGCTGGGCCTGTTTGCGTGGACATGTTCATGCTGTCCAGTACCTTGCTGACTGCAATGCAGACTTAAACCATGCTGACAAATCAGGAAGAACACCTCTAGACCTGGCTGCATATCAGGGAGACCCCATAGTGGTCCAGTTCCTTCTAGACAGAGGATCATTGATAGAGCATGTGGACATCAATGGAATGAGACCCCTGGACCGTGCTATCAGTGCCCGTAATGCCGCAGCCGTGCAATGCTTTTTGCGACGCGGTGCAAAACTGGGTCCTGCTACATGGGCTATGGCAGCAGGCAAACCAAACATCTT GGTTATGCTATTAAACAAATTACAAGAAGATGGAGTAGCACTTTGCCGCAAAGGTCGTTTGAAAGAGGCGGCCCATCGCTTTTCGTATGCCCTGCGTAAGCTACCCACAGGAGATCAAGGTGAACACACTGCAACCTTCACACATCTACGCTTACATCTGACCCTCAACTTGTCTCGCTGCAAGAGAAAAATGAAT GAAATAGAAGAGGCCATTCAGCTTGCAGATTCAGCTCTCAAGATGAAGAGCGATTCATACGAGGCTTACTATGCGCGAGCCAGAGCCAAGAGGGAGGCCAA GCGTCTGCAAGAAGCCTTGGAAGACGTGAACGAGGCAGTAAGGTTAGCTCCCCAGACTCGTGATGTCCGTCGCGTCTTGATTAAGATTCGAGACGAAATGCAGAATGAGCTGGATTCCTGCGTTTCCATCGACCTTGCTCAACTCCGACACTTAGCGGCTTCGGTGGATACGCTCTCCGAAGCCGACCTCCCGATGACGTCCAGCATCTTATCGGAGTCTGGTTATTCCTCGAACATCTAA